Proteins co-encoded in one Hyla sarda isolate aHylSar1 chromosome 4, aHylSar1.hap1, whole genome shotgun sequence genomic window:
- the LOC130367132 gene encoding uncharacterized protein LOC130367132, which yields MSAHTAPLPPPAQQDGGAPATTPGGSPQQARRMLPTSPPFQPLNLGAPVAAPVFLGNPVLRTYNRDPFTLRDFKEKIQSLFVLHSFPPNQQVQLLTGQLQGSALEEVRTWPAADKATVEQIFEGLYPVFESHSPSELRLRLSERRQEESALGFKWASPEVEDHTTGVTTTGPEPIGRRAAQHHLKTLQAEQKSVNRQGEICRVRIQDTRSVTLQPQTETIIWCRARPGVKNQDYRAVLEPIQLEDYALVRGV from the exons ATGTCAGCACATACAGCACCATTGCCACCACCTGCCCAGcaggatgggggtgctcctgcgaCCACACCAGGGGGGTCACCACAACAAGCAAGAAGAATGCTGCCCACTTCACCTCCGTTTCAACCTCTCAACTTGGGAGCTCCTGTAGCAGCACCTGTCTTCCTGGGGAATCCAGTCCTCCGCACCTACAATAGGGATCCCTTCACACTGCGTGACTTCAAAGAAAAGATACAGAGTCTCTTTGTTTTACATTCTTTTCCCCCTAATCAGCAGGTGCAGTTACTTACAGGACAGCTACAGGGATCTGCATTGGAAgaggtccgcacctggccagctgcCGACAAGGCTACAGTGGAGCAGATTTTTGAGGGACTCTATCCAGTGTTTGAGTCTCACTCCCCATCTGAGTTACGGCTAAGGTTGTCCGAACGACGTCAGGAAGAGTCAGCGTTGGGCTTTAAATGGGCATCTCCGGAGGTCGAGGACCACACCACAGGAGTAACTACTACTGGTCCAGAACCAATCG GCCGGAGAGCTGCGCAACACCACCTGAAGACACTACAGGCAGAACAGAAATCCGTCAACCGCCAGGGGGAGATCTGTCGTGTAAGAATTCAAGATACACGGTCTGTAACCCTCCAACCACAGACGGAGACTATcatttggtgccgtgcccgaccaggggtgaagaatCAAGATTACCGGGCCGTACTAGAGCCAATTCAATTGGAAGACTATGCTCTGGTACGTGGAGTCTAG